The genomic window CATAGGTTTTGGAGCCGAAATCTACAGCCAGGAAGAGAAAAATGTGGGTGAAATATTAAAGCATTTGATGCCCGAGGATTTACTGAAATACGGTATGATACCGGAATTTGTGGGAAGGGTGCCCATCATTGTTACACTGGATGCACTGGATGAAAAAGCTCTCATAAGAATACTCAAAGAACCCAAAAATGCCCTTGTAAAACAATATCAAAAACTCTTTGAGATGGACAATGCCCAGCTGGAATTTACCGATGATGCTCTGACGCTTATAGCCCAGGAGGCCATAAAGCGCAAAACGGGCGCCCGGGGCTTGAGGGCCATTCTCGAAGACATAATGCTGGATGTCATGTATGAGATACCGAGAAGAAACGATATTGCCAAATGTGTGGTAACCAAAGAGGTCATTCTCAACCATGAGGAACCCATAATAGTTACCGCAGAGCGCAAGAAAGGAAAAAAGAAAGAAGTCACAGCATAAAGTGTTGAGGCTACCCAATTTTAGGGTAGCCTATGATTTTACTTCCCTTTCCAGGATAAATTAAATCTTCAAGGTTATAATAAAAAATACCGGATGTTCGGGAAGGGAGGGAATTTTCGTGAATGTAACTTTGAATCTCTTAAGCCTGATACAAATTTTTTTTGCTGTAGTTATCGGGCTTTATTTTTTAAATCTGCTCAAAAGCCAGCAGGGAAGCAAGGTGGCGGTAGACAGGGAATCCAGGAAGGAAATGGAAAAGCTCCAGAGGATGCGAGAGATATCTCTCACTCAGCCTCTGGCGGAAAAAACACGCCCGGCTTCCTTCGAAGAAATTGTGGGCCAATCTGACGGCCTAAAGGCTCTCAGAGCTGCTCTGTGTGGTCCAAACCCCCAGCATGTCATAATCTATGGTCCGCCGGGTATAGGAAAAACAGCGGCAGCCAGGCTGGTGTTGGAAGAAGCCAAAAAGACCCCGGGGTCCCCTTTCAAGCCCGATGCAAAATTTGTGGAAGTGGATGCCACCATCGCCAGGTTTGACGAAAGGGGCATAGCGGACCCTCTAATAGGTTCGGTCCATGATCCTATATACCAGGGAGCAGGGCCGCTGGGCATAGCGGGCATACCCCAGCCCAAGCCCGGCGCCGTTACAAAGGCTCATGGAGGGGTGCTTTTCATAGATGAAATAGGTGAGCTTCATCCCATACAGATGAACAAACTCCTGAAGGTGCTGGAAGATCGCAAGGTCTTTCTCGAAAGCGCTTATTACAGCAGCGAGGATACCAACATCCCCAGGCATATACATGAGATCTTTCAAAATGGCCTGCCTGCAGATTTCCGATTGATAGGTGCCACCACCAGGACTCCTGAGGAAATTCCCCCGGCCATTCGCTCCAGGTGTCTGGAAATATATTTCCAGCCCCTTTCCCCTGAAGATATAGGCATAATAGCACAAAATGCCGTCAAAAAAATAAACTTTGAAATAGATGATCTCTCTCTGAATATCATAAAAAAATACGCTACCAATGGCCGCGAGGCGGTAAACATCATCCAGATGGCGGCGGGCCTGGCCATGACCGAAAACAGAAGAAAGCTGGAAGCCAGGGATGTGGAATGGGTCATAAACAGCGGACAGTATCCGCCGAGGCCGGAGAAAAAGATTGGTTCCACGCCCCAGATAGGTCTTGCCAACGGCCTGGCGGTTTATGGTCCCAACATGGGCACTCTGCTTGAAATCGAAACAACAGCCATCCCTACCCAAAAAGGCCACGGGACTCTTTCGGTCACCGGAGTTGTAGAAGAAGAGGAGATGGGCGGCAATGTTCATAAACTAAGGAGAAAAGGCACTGCCAGGGGTTCGGTGGACAATGTGATGACGGTATTAAGGAAATACCTGGGTGTCGACCCAAAGGATTACGATATCCACCTCAATTTACCCGGCGGCATTCCAATTGACGGTCCCTCGGCGGGTGTCACCATAGCCACATCAATTTACTCAGCCATCACAAACATTCCGGTGAACAATGAAGTAGCCATGACCGGAGAACTTTCGGTAAGGGGCTATATCAAGCCCATAGGAGGCGTGGTTCCGAAGATTGAAGCTGCCCGCAGGGCGGGTGTAAAAACCGTTATTATCCCTAAGGAAAACTGGCAGGAAATGTTTAAAACCATAGACTTGAAGATAATAGCGGTGGATAGGATCGAGGAAGTAATAGAGCATGCCCTCGTTTCTGCAAAATATAATTCTAATTTTGGTGTAAAGAGTCACTTCCCTGCCGGAGATAGCCCGGCACCTCCGCTCAGCCTGCCGCTCTCCTCAGAAGCCAGATGCCGGAGGTCGGAATAGAAGGAATTTGTGAGCCGCAAATTCTAACTTAATTTGACATCTAGCATCTAATATTTAGACTAAAGGGGGAGGAATTGAAGAATTTATATAGAATAAATATAGATAGGTTGATTTTGTAGGGGGAATATTTGTGATTAAAAACGAATCAGTTCGCACCATACCTCTGCTGCCCCTTCGGGGTCTATTGGTGTTTCCCAACATGGTGCTTCATTTTGATGTAGGACGGGACAAATCCATAGGCGCTCTGGAAGAAGCCATGGTGATGGACCAGAAGATCCTGCTGGTGGCTCAAAAAGACGCAAAAACGGATTTTCCCGATAAGGATGAAATATATACCGTCGGAACGGTAGCCAAAATCAAGCAGCTTTTGAAAATGCCGCAGGATACTATAAGAGTATTGATAGAAGGCCTTAACAGGGCAGTGATAAAAGAATATATTCAAACAGAACCTTTTTTCAAAGTCAGGGTTGAAGAAATATTTGAAGGGAATGAAAAAGCCACCCCGGAAGAAGAGGCTTTGATGAGAAGCGTCATGAGCCTTTTTGAACGCTACATGGACATCACCAGAAAGCTACCCCCGGACGTAATTGTTTCGTTGGCCGGTATAACAAACCCCGGTCGTTTTGCCGACACGGTGGCATCGCAGCTTGCCATCAAAACCGAGGACAAACAAAAGATTCTCGAAACCCTTTCTTTTAAAAAAAGGTTGGAATTGTTATTTCAAATGATATCTCAGGAGATTGAAATTCTGGAAATTGAAAGAAGGATAAACAACCGGGTTAAAAAGCAAATGGAAAAATCCCAGAAAGAATATTATCTTAGAGAGCAAATGAAGGCCATACAAAAGGAACTGGGCCAGCAGGATGAGAGGACCATAGAAGCAGATGAATACAGGGAAAAGATAAAAGTCCTGGGACTTTCCGAGAAACTTGCAGAAAAGATGCTTAAGGAAGTAAACCGCATGGAAAAAATGCCTCCTGGTTCTGCCGAAGTTTCCGTTATAAGGACATATCTTGACTGGCTTGTTTCTCTACCCTGGAACATTCTTACCGAAGATAGTATGGATATAAAAGCCGCGGAAAATATATTGAACCAGGAACACTACGGCCTTGAAAAAGTAAAGGAACGTATTCTTGAATTCCTGGCCGTGAGAAAGCTTTCCGGCAGGATTAAAGGACCCATTTTATGTCTGGTAGGTCCTCCGGGAGTTGGGAAAACATCCCTGGCCAGGTCCATTGCAAGAGCCATGAACCGGAAATTTGTGAGGGTTTCCCTGGGTGGCGTGAGGGATGAAGCGGAGATTAGAGGTCACAGAAGGACATATGTAGGAGCATTGCCCGGAAGGATTATCCAGGGCATGAAACAGGCAGGTTCAAGAAATCCTGTATTTTTGCTGGATGAGATAGATAAGATGAGCGCCGATTTTCGTGGCGATCCGTCGGCGGCTCTTTTGGAAGTGCTGGACCCGGAGCAAAATAACAGTTTTTCCGACCATTATATAGAACTGCCTTTTGATTTATCCAGGGTGCTGTTTATCACTACAGCCAACACCCTTTATAACATTCCTAGACCTCTTCTTGACCGCATGGAAGTAGTGACTATTCCGGGATATACGGAGGATGAGAAACTGGAAATTGCAAAAAGGCACCTCATTCCAAAACAATTGAAGGAGCATGGTCTTACTCAGGAAAAAATCACCTTCACCCATGATGGCTTGTTGAAAATCATTCGTAACTATACCCGGGAAGCCGGCGTGAGAAATCTTGAGCGGGAAATTGCCAATATATGCCGTAAAGTGGCAAAAGCCATAGTTGAAGGGGAAAAAACCTCCGTGGATGTGGCCTCAGCTATGGTGGAGAAGTTCCTTGGAGGGCCGAGATTTCATTACGGTGTCCTGGAAAAACAGGACCTGGTAGGGGTTGCCACAGGTCTTGCCTGGACTGAAGTGGGAGGAGACATCCTCAGCATTGAAGTAACGGTGATGAAAGGCAAGGGCAAATTGATACTCACCGGAAAACTGGGAGATGTGATGCAGGAATCCGCCCATGCAGGTTACAGCTATGTAAGGTCCAGGGTTGAAGAACTCAATATAGAAGAGGACTTCCATGAAAAATACGATATTCATATTCATGTTCCTGAAGGAGCCATACCCAAAGATGGACCGTCGGCAGGCATTACCATGGCCTGTGCGTTGATTTCGGCACTGTCGGGGAAACCGGTGGACAGGACCGTGGCCATGACCGGAGAGATAACCCTTCGCGGCCGGGTTTTGCCGGTGGGAGGCATAAAAGAAAAGGTGCTGGCAGCTCACAGGGCGGGTATCAAGACCGTAATACTTCCCGAAGAAAACACCAAGGACCTGGAAGAAGTACCCCAGCATGTCAAGGATGATCTTTGCTTTATTTTCGTGAACAACATGGATGAAGTGGTGGAAAAGGCCTTAAAAAATGTACCCCAAAAACATATTCCCACCATGGAAAAAACCGATGACCACCAGGTAAACATATACCCTTCTTAGAGTTTTTTCGAACCTCGAACTTCTCCTTTTATGAACTATCCGTTAACTGTAAAACAAATAGCAAATTAAGGGATGAATATATCTTCAGTGGAGGTTTTTATTATGAGAAGGAAATTTTATGTATTACTTGCCGTCATAATCTCGGGTGCATTAATATTCAGTTCGGCGGCTCAGGGGTTCGGCGGCACGAAAAATATAAAGGCGTTTTTCAACAATATCAAGATTTTTGTGGATGGGAAGCAGCAGGCCGGCACCCCGGAACCTTTTATTTACGATAACACTACATATGTTCCCATCCGGCTGGTAAGCACGGCTCTGGGGGCAAAGGTTTACTGGGATGCCAAACAAAATGCAGTGGTGATAAGCGGCAAGGGGCAGGTAAATCAAGCTCTGGAGCAGGAGATTGCAAGCCTTAAAAGCCAGCTTGAGCAAAAGGATGCCGAACTTGTGCAGCTTCGCCAGCAAAACGCTTATATGGGGATAAGAATAGGAGAACTGGAATCCAGCATAAAGAAGCTGGAGGAAGAAAAGAAAAAAGACCCGGCAAAAGAGCTGGAAGACTATCTGAACGATGAATATTCCAGATGGAATAGGATGGATTTTGATTTTGATGTGGACGGCGACGAAGACGATCTGGAAGTGACCATAGGGATAGACCTTTCAGACTACCGCAGCAGGTGGAACTCCACCGATAAGGACGATATCGAAGACTGGCTGGGCGACATCTACGATTATGTGCAGGACGAATACCTCGATGCGGATTTTTTCGGTACCATAGAGGATACATATGGAGATGAGACGCTGGTGGAATTTGAAGCTTCCGGCAGCAAGTTGAAAGTGGATTTTAAATACAGTGCGGAGGCTTTTGATGACCTTGAAGATGATTTAAATGACATGTATGGTGAAAACCTTGACGATTATAGTAGTAGGTTTGGAGACATGACTGCTGATATAAGTGTCGACGGTGACGAAGATGATGAGGAAATATTTATTACCATAACTGTTGATACATCAGACTACGGAGACGAATGGGACGACGTTAAGGAAACCGACGATGCCGAAGAATGGATTGAGGATATAGTAAATTACGTGCTGGATAGATTCGAAGATTACGATGTGTCAGGGGAAGTGGTAAACCAAAATGACGATACTATGGCTTCCTTTGATGTAGATTCATCAGGAAAAGTAATCTTCGACTGGGATTACAGTTATTAGATTTATTAAAAGCGAGTGGTGGGTAACGACGAACTATACCCACCGCTTTTTTTATCTTCACAATGGCACGGTTACTTTCATAAAATATATTATTAGATTGCTGTAATTTGAGAAAGGAGGTTTTTCTATGATCCGCTATCTGGTGCGTTCGGGAGATACCCTTTCGGCCATCGCTGAAAGGTTCGGCACTACTGTAGAAGCCATAATGGCAGCTAATAATCTGGTAAATCCCGATATTATATTTGCAGGCCAGGTCCTGCTAATTCCGGTGGAAGGCCCTGTAACTCCTCCCGCGGAGCCGTGCCCGCCGTGTCCTCCATGTCCGACACCTCCGCCGGGTCCGACTCCGAGAAGGCCGGCAGTTACCAGGACCTTCGATGGTGTGGAATATACCTTGAGCCTGAACAAGGCGGTCTATGAAATGGGTGAACCTATTATAATAAGGCTTCGAAAAAAGAATATACTGTCGGTGCCGTTAACCCTGACCTACAGGACTTCGCAAAAAGTGGATTTCAGGGTAACGAAGGACAATATCCTGATATGGCAGTGGTCGAGGAATCAGTTTTTCGCCCAGGTGATCACCTCGGATACCCTTCAGCCCGGGGAGGAGAAGCTTTACAGGGTTGTTTGGGACCAGAGAACCGATGATATGCTGGTGAGGCCCGGCACTTATACGCTTACAGGATGGAATCTCGCCACCCCAAGCATAAGGTTGAGCTTAGAATTTACAATCACCGCATAATGAAACCCATAAAACTGGGAAAAATAGTTTTAGTAGAGTAGAAGCATTAACCTTATACTTTTTAAAAAATATACAGGTGATATTATGCTTTCGCAAGAAAATACCCCCATTTTCGATGCGCTGAAAAACTATATGAATGAAAATACCATATCCTTTCATGTGCCCGGACACAAGCACGGCAAGGGGACTCCCGAATTTACCGAATTCATAGGCAAAAACGCCATGAACATAGACCTTACCATAATGCCCGATCTGGACAGCATCATGAATCCTACTGGAGTGATTAAAGATGCTGAAACTCTGGCAGCCGAGGCCTTCGGTGCAGACCGGGCTTTTTTTTTGGTTAACGGTACTTCTTCAGGAATACAGGCCATGATTATGGCGGCCTGCCGTGAAGGAGACAAAATACTAATACCCAGAAATGCCCATAAATCTGCCATTAGTTCAATTATACTGAGCGGAGCGGAGCCCGTATACATAAGGCCGGAAATCAACGAAGAATTTGGAATAGCTATGGGTATAACTTTGAATGAGGCGTCAGGCGCCATCAGAAAAAATCCCGAGGCCAGGGCTCTTTTTATTATAAACACCACTTACTACGGCATTGCCAGTCCCCTGCCCGAACTGGTGCAACTGGCCCACGATAATAATATGGCGGTATTGGTGGATGAAGCTCATGGAGCGCACCTCAAGTTTCATGAGAGTCTTCCGGTCTCAGCCATGGAAGCCGGAGCTGATCTTGCTGCCTCAAGTACCCACAAGCTGGCTGGATCCCTTACCCAGAGTTCCATGTTGTTTTTAAAGGGGGAAAGGTTTTCACCGGGGTACATTAAATCAATTCTTAACCTGTCCCAGACTACAAGCCCTTCCTATATACTTCTGGCATCTCTTGACGTGGCAAGAAAAAACATGGCACAAAAAGGCCATAATCTTGTGTCAAAGGCTATCAATCTTGCCCAGTGGGCGCGATATAAAATAAATGCCATTGAAGGGCTTCATTGTATGGGCAGTGAAGTCCTGGAATTGAATCATGGATTTGGACTGGACCCCACCAAGCTTTGCATCAATGTAAAAGAACTTGGTATAACGGGTTTTGCGGCATCAAAAATACTCCGGGGAAAATTCCATATACAGGTGGAATTGTCGGATTTTACAATCTTCTGGCCGTGGTAAGCATAGGGGACAATAAAAGCTCTGTTTCGGCGCTGGTTAATGCCCTCTCAAACATGGCTTGCGATTTAAAGGGGAAAAATAAAATAAAACTGCCGCCGATTCCGGACCTTCCGATTCCCGAACTGGCTTTACTGCCTAAAGAAGCCTTTTATAGTGAAAAACGCCCTCATCCCTTCAAAGAGTCCTACGGCAGAATTTCCGGAGAAATGATAATGGCATATCCTCCTGGCATACCCATCATTTGTCCGGGGGAAATAATTACCCACGATATAATTGATGAGGTTTTACTGTTAAAAGAGGCAGGTAGCCTTATTCAGGGCATGGAAGACAGGGAATTAAACTATGTCAATGTCATAAAGTGAAATTTTATTCATTGCACAACCTGTAATTATCATATATAATAAATACAGAGATGCGCTAAAATCGAATGAAAGGGGATCTGCCATGATGGTCTTATTTGACCCTGGAGTTGAGCACAGAATAATGGTCTGTGTTACGCCCCAAAGAAGCTGTGAGAGATTGATAGAAAGGGGAGCAGCCAGGGCCAAAGAAGTGGGCGGGCAGTTTGTGGTAATATATGTAAACAAGAGGCAAGAGCTAAACCGCGAGTTAAAGGAACATAAGATTCTGCTTGAACTCTTTGAAACTGCAAAAAATTTAGGAGGAACCGTTTCAATTTTATCTGGAGATAAAATATACAATACGCTGGCCGATTTTGCCAAGAATAATAAAATAACACACATAGTGGTGGGAAAATCTTTGCGTTCGGCCTTTGAGATCCAAAAACATGGTGAAGTTATAAATCCGCTTATTAAAGAAGTGGAAAAGAGCGGAATACAGGTGGAAGTTGTAGATTAAACGGCAAAATGTATCAAGGGGGACTTTTTTTGAAGGGCCTTTTGAATTACCTTTATCAAAAAGATACAAAGGTTTTCGTTTATTTCAACAAAAAAATGAGGTGTAGAATACTTGACTTTATAATGCCCCGCATTACACACCTGGGTGGGGCCATCTTTACCATGCTCCTGTGTTTTATTCTCTATGTTTCTGGCCATAAGGATGCAAAGATTGCGGCCACCGAGGCCTTTATAACCATCACCGGGAGTCAGGGCATAGTACAGTTATTTAAGAGGAGGATATACCGCAAGCGCCCGTATATGGTACTGCCCGAAGTAAATACATTTTGGAGCAAACTTTTAAAAGACTACTCCTTTCCTTCGGGCCATACGACTGCAGGCTTTTCTCTGGCAGCAATTATCGCCATGTATTTTCCGGCTTACAGTCTCATTACCTATTCGCTGGCAGCCATGGTGGGCATATCGCGGGTATATACCGGCATGCACTATCCTTCCGATGTCCTAAGCGGAGCTTTCCTGGGCACGGCGTTTGCCTTTTTGACTCATGCACTTCTCTAAATTAAAACTTTACCCAACATTAACTATTATTTAACTTTCCCTTAATCCTCCTTATGTATAATCAGCATAGGGGAGGAGTTGCCATGAAATATTTGTTGGCTTTTGTGGAAAACCATGATGAAAGTATTTTTTACTATATAAATAATCGCTTGAAGTGTCCTGTACTGGATTTTATAATGCCCAAAATAACGCATCTGGGAGGAACGTTTTTTGATGTTCCGCATCAGCCTGTTTGATCCGCACCCTTTTTGCAATCATCACCCACATTGTTTGGATAATTTTTTTATAAACTTTATCCGAAAGGTCGGTATGATATGTCTTACGGCAAGGTTTTGATCCTGTCGGAAAAATTTGGAGTGGGCCATGAGATGGCGGCTTTTGCTATCTCAAAAGGCATAAGGAAATTGTCTCCTCAGACGGAGGTAAAAATAATAAATTTTTTCCAGCAATTCCAGCCCTACCTTTCCAGGATGACCGTAAAGCTTTACCTCAAAGCTCTCGATATTACACCGGAAATATGGGGTTATTTTTATGAAAGAGAGCGAAACAAAAAAAAGGCTACTGTTGTAAAAAAGATGATTCAAATGGGAGCCTCATTTATTTTAAGGGAAATAATTGAGAGGGAAAAACCCGACATGATAGTTTGTACCCATCCTTTTCCCTGCTGTGTGGCATCAAGGTTGAAGCGAAAAGGGCTTTCCGTGCCATTGGTGGCGGTGATAACCGACTTTGATGTCCACGGTTTCTGGATAAATGAGGGAGTTGATGCATATATAATAGCCCACGAATTTATGATGAAGTCTATGATGAAGTTTGGAGTAGACCCAGGCAAAATATATCCCACAGGGATACCTATAGATCCAAACTTTGATACATTTCACGGCAAGATAGCCGCAAAAAAGATGCTGGGCTTTAAGGAGGACCTTCCGCTGGTGTTAATGGCAGGCGGAGGTCTGGGTATAAATGGGCTTGACGTCAGTTTCGTTGAATCTTTAAGCCATGCACCGTTACAGCTCGCCGTTATTTGCGGTAAAAATCAGTCCCTCCAGAGAAATCTTCTGGCCTTGACTCACCATAACAATTTGGACAATATAAAAGTATACGGCTTTGTGGAAAATATGTGCGATTTTATGGAAGCTGCGGATCTTATCATAACAAAGGCCGGGGGCTTGACACTGGCGGAGGCTCTAGCTCGGGAGCTTCCTGTAGTCATTTACAACCCTCTTCCTGGCCAGGAGGAAAGAAATGCGGAGTTTTTACTGAAAAACGGTGCGGCCAGGAGAGCTCGAAACCGAGATGTGCTTCTGAAACTCGCTATAAATCTCCTGCAGGATGAAGAAAAGCTTCTCCGCATCAAGAACAAGGAGGCGCAGCTCAAAAAGCTTTTTTCCGCCAAAAAAGCGGCAGCTATTTTGCTCAACCTGATGGAAGAAAAAAATGATCTGATGGAAATGGTTGTGGACTAAAAACCGTACTCCATTCAAAGATTAAAAAGCCCCAAAAAAATTTTGAATTTATAGAAGGAATCAACGGATTCGTGGCGAAAAAATGTATAGTAATGAATTTGATATGGGGTGGTGTCATGGAACTAGAAAGGCTGGAGGACGAAAGCATCGATAGGCTTTTCGATGCCATTTTGCTTTTAAAAACCAGGGAAGAATGTTACCGTTTTTTTGAGGATATCTGCACTATAGGCGAAGTAAAGGCTATGGCTCAGAGGCTTCAGGTGGCGGAGATGCTAAAAAAAGGGTTCACCTACACCGATATCGCTCAGAACACTGGGGCCAGCACTGCCACCATAAGCCGGGTCAAGCGCTTTTTAAATTACGGTGCCAATGGTTATAATATGGTTTTAGAGAGGCTCGGCAAAAGGGAAAGTGAAAAAATTTAGCGTGGTTTCCACGCTTCTTTTATTCGGGAGGGTTTTGATGAATTTTTTAGAAGATTTAAATCCGGAACAGAAGAAGGCAGTAACACATCCGGGGGGTCCGCTCCTCGTCCTGGCTGGAGCCGGCAGCGGCAAGACCCGGGTGCTCACATACAGGGTGGCTTACCTTATTGAAAAGGCAGGAGTCAGACCGGAAAACATACTGGCCATAACCTTTACCAACAAGGCTGCCCGGGAAATGAAGGACAGGATCGAAAAGCTGTTTCCGGGAGTCCATGGGCTTCTGGTGAGCACCTTTCATTCTGCATGTGTACGTTTTCTAAGATCTGATATAGACAGGCTCGGCTACAACAGGAATTTCATCATCTTCGATACCCAGGACCAGCAGGTACTGATGCGGGAGTGCTTGAAAGCCCGCAATATAGATGAAAAGAAATATACTCCCTCGG from Biomaibacter acetigenes includes these protein-coding regions:
- the lonB gene encoding ATP-dependent protease LonB, whose protein sequence is MNVTLNLLSLIQIFFAVVIGLYFLNLLKSQQGSKVAVDRESRKEMEKLQRMREISLTQPLAEKTRPASFEEIVGQSDGLKALRAALCGPNPQHVIIYGPPGIGKTAAARLVLEEAKKTPGSPFKPDAKFVEVDATIARFDERGIADPLIGSVHDPIYQGAGPLGIAGIPQPKPGAVTKAHGGVLFIDEIGELHPIQMNKLLKVLEDRKVFLESAYYSSEDTNIPRHIHEIFQNGLPADFRLIGATTRTPEEIPPAIRSRCLEIYFQPLSPEDIGIIAQNAVKKINFEIDDLSLNIIKKYATNGREAVNIIQMAAGLAMTENRRKLEARDVEWVINSGQYPPRPEKKIGSTPQIGLANGLAVYGPNMGTLLEIETTAIPTQKGHGTLSVTGVVEEEEMGGNVHKLRRKGTARGSVDNVMTVLRKYLGVDPKDYDIHLNLPGGIPIDGPSAGVTIATSIYSAITNIPVNNEVAMTGELSVRGYIKPIGGVVPKIEAARRAGVKTVIIPKENWQEMFKTIDLKIIAVDRIEEVIEHALVSAKYNSNFGVKSHFPAGDSPAPPLSLPLSSEARCRRSE
- the lon gene encoding endopeptidase La → MIKNESVRTIPLLPLRGLLVFPNMVLHFDVGRDKSIGALEEAMVMDQKILLVAQKDAKTDFPDKDEIYTVGTVAKIKQLLKMPQDTIRVLIEGLNRAVIKEYIQTEPFFKVRVEEIFEGNEKATPEEEALMRSVMSLFERYMDITRKLPPDVIVSLAGITNPGRFADTVASQLAIKTEDKQKILETLSFKKRLELLFQMISQEIEILEIERRINNRVKKQMEKSQKEYYLREQMKAIQKELGQQDERTIEADEYREKIKVLGLSEKLAEKMLKEVNRMEKMPPGSAEVSVIRTYLDWLVSLPWNILTEDSMDIKAAENILNQEHYGLEKVKERILEFLAVRKLSGRIKGPILCLVGPPGVGKTSLARSIARAMNRKFVRVSLGGVRDEAEIRGHRRTYVGALPGRIIQGMKQAGSRNPVFLLDEIDKMSADFRGDPSAALLEVLDPEQNNSFSDHYIELPFDLSRVLFITTANTLYNIPRPLLDRMEVVTIPGYTEDEKLEIAKRHLIPKQLKEHGLTQEKITFTHDGLLKIIRNYTREAGVRNLEREIANICRKVAKAIVEGEKTSVDVASAMVEKFLGGPRFHYGVLEKQDLVGVATGLAWTEVGGDILSIEVTVMKGKGKLILTGKLGDVMQESAHAGYSYVRSRVEELNIEEDFHEKYDIHIHVPEGAIPKDGPSAGITMACALISALSGKPVDRTVAMTGEITLRGRVLPVGGIKEKVLAAHRAGIKTVILPEENTKDLEEVPQHVKDDLCFIFVNNMDEVVEKALKNVPQKHIPTMEKTDDHQVNIYPS
- a CDS encoding copper amine oxidase N-terminal domain-containing protein; amino-acid sequence: MRRKFYVLLAVIISGALIFSSAAQGFGGTKNIKAFFNNIKIFVDGKQQAGTPEPFIYDNTTYVPIRLVSTALGAKVYWDAKQNAVVISGKGQVNQALEQEIASLKSQLEQKDAELVQLRQQNAYMGIRIGELESSIKKLEEEKKKDPAKELEDYLNDEYSRWNRMDFDFDVDGDEDDLEVTIGIDLSDYRSRWNSTDKDDIEDWLGDIYDYVQDEYLDADFFGTIEDTYGDETLVEFEASGSKLKVDFKYSAEAFDDLEDDLNDMYGENLDDYSSRFGDMTADISVDGDEDDEEIFITITVDTSDYGDEWDDVKETDDAEEWIEDIVNYVLDRFEDYDVSGEVVNQNDDTMASFDVDSSGKVIFDWDYSY
- a CDS encoding BsuPI-related putative proteinase inhibitor, whose amino-acid sequence is MIRYLVRSGDTLSAIAERFGTTVEAIMAANNLVNPDIIFAGQVLLIPVEGPVTPPAEPCPPCPPCPTPPPGPTPRRPAVTRTFDGVEYTLSLNKAVYEMGEPIIIRLRKKNILSVPLTLTYRTSQKVDFRVTKDNILIWQWSRNQFFAQVITSDTLQPGEEKLYRVVWDQRTDDMLVRPGTYTLTGWNLATPSIRLSLEFTITA
- a CDS encoding aminotransferase class I/II-fold pyridoxal phosphate-dependent enzyme is translated as MLSQENTPIFDALKNYMNENTISFHVPGHKHGKGTPEFTEFIGKNAMNIDLTIMPDLDSIMNPTGVIKDAETLAAEAFGADRAFFLVNGTSSGIQAMIMAACREGDKILIPRNAHKSAISSIILSGAEPVYIRPEINEEFGIAMGITLNEASGAIRKNPEARALFIINTTYYGIASPLPELVQLAHDNNMAVLVDEAHGAHLKFHESLPVSAMEAGADLAASSTHKLAGSLTQSSMLFLKGERFSPGYIKSILNLSQTTSPSYILLASLDVARKNMAQKGHNLVSKAINLAQWARYKINAIEGLHCMGSEVLELNHGFGLDPTKLCINVKELGITGFAASKILRGKFHIQVELSDFTIFWPW
- a CDS encoding universal stress protein; the encoded protein is MMVLFDPGVEHRIMVCVTPQRSCERLIERGAARAKEVGGQFVVIYVNKRQELNRELKEHKILLELFETAKNLGGTVSILSGDKIYNTLADFAKNNKITHIVVGKSLRSAFEIQKHGEVINPLIKEVEKSGIQVEVVD
- a CDS encoding phosphatase PAP2 family protein gives rise to the protein MKGLLNYLYQKDTKVFVYFNKKMRCRILDFIMPRITHLGGAIFTMLLCFILYVSGHKDAKIAATEAFITITGSQGIVQLFKRRIYRKRPYMVLPEVNTFWSKLLKDYSFPSGHTTAGFSLAAIIAMYFPAYSLITYSLAAMVGISRVYTGMHYPSDVLSGAFLGTAFAFLTHALL
- a CDS encoding MGDG synthase family glycosyltransferase — encoded protein: MSYGKVLILSEKFGVGHEMAAFAISKGIRKLSPQTEVKIINFFQQFQPYLSRMTVKLYLKALDITPEIWGYFYERERNKKKATVVKKMIQMGASFILREIIEREKPDMIVCTHPFPCCVASRLKRKGLSVPLVAVITDFDVHGFWINEGVDAYIIAHEFMMKSMMKFGVDPGKIYPTGIPIDPNFDTFHGKIAAKKMLGFKEDLPLVLMAGGGLGINGLDVSFVESLSHAPLQLAVICGKNQSLQRNLLALTHHNNLDNIKVYGFVENMCDFMEAADLIITKAGGLTLAEALARELPVVIYNPLPGQEERNAEFLLKNGAARRARNRDVLLKLAINLLQDEEKLLRIKNKEAQLKKLFSAKKAAAILLNLMEEKNDLMEMVVD
- a CDS encoding YerC/YecD family TrpR-related protein; translated protein: MELERLEDESIDRLFDAILLLKTREECYRFFEDICTIGEVKAMAQRLQVAEMLKKGFTYTDIAQNTGASTATISRVKRFLNYGANGYNMVLERLGKRESEKI